Proteins co-encoded in one Accipiter gentilis chromosome 5, bAccGen1.1, whole genome shotgun sequence genomic window:
- the ST14 gene encoding suppressor of tumorigenicity 14 protein isoform X3, which translates to MNNLEEGVEFLPAMNSKKMEKRGPKRRVVVTVVVVVFLLISLVTGLLVWHFKYRNVPVRKVFNGHLRVLNWDFLDAYENSSSPDFIMLAKKVKSTVEEIYRNHADIGPYHKETVITAFSEGSVIAYYWSEFHVPKYREESLDRAMADKQSLVQRLNPRLRNPMLKVESVVAFPVDPGIAYSARDKSCMFALHAKEGEITTFTTPGFPNSPYPNNALCYWALRADANSIISLTFKTLELEQCTDDSDYIKVYNSLSPVEPHALVRLCGNYAPSYNLTFLSSQNVMLVTLVTNKEGRFPGFKAEFFQLPKMKVCGGTLKGESGTFTTPYYPAHYPPATDCVWNIEVPSKKNVKVRFNMFFVLEPGIPVSSCTKDYVQINGTKYCGERSQFVVASANNKIEVRFHSDQSYTDTGFSAEYLSYDSSDPCPGKFTCNTGRCIDRSMRCDGWLDCVDGSDERSCTCTDQQFRCQNGWCKPKFWVCDNVNDCGDNSDELQCSCAADSFKCNNGKCIPDTRKCDGKDDCGDGSDEGSCSNAVHTAVPCKEYTYKCRSGRCISKQNPECDGERDCEDNSDEENCNCGIRSYVRKSRIVGGQNSDVGEWPWQVSLHVKGQGHICGASLVSESWLVSAAHCFLQLQGIRYSDPSLWTAYLGLTNQGNRNGANVQTRKIKRIISHPFFNDYTYDYDIAVVELQSPVTFSSVVQPICLPDATHSFPVGKDLWVTGWGATVEGGSGASILQKAEIRLINQTVCNELLTDQLTPRMMCVGILTGGVDACQGDSGGPLVSVEPSNRMFLAGVVSWGDGCAQRNKPGVYSRLTSLRDWIKEQTGL; encoded by the exons ATGAACAACCTGGAGGAAGGCGTGGAGTTCCTCCCTGCCATGAACTCCAAGAAGATGGAGAAGCGCGGCCCAAAGCGGCGGGTGGTCGTCACCGTAGTGGTCGTCGTTTTCCTGCTCATCTCCCTCGTCACCGGCCTCCTGGTTTGGCACTTCAAAT ACAGGAACGTGCCCGTCCGCAAGGTTTTCAATGGCCACTTGCGGGTTCTGAACTGGGACTTCCTTGACGCTTACGAGAACTCCAGCTCGCCGGACTTCATCATGCTGGCCAAGAAAGTGAAGAGCACG GTGGAGGAGATCTACAGGAATCATGCCGATATTGGCCCTTACCACAAAGAGACCGTGATAACTGCGTTCAG CGAAGGCAGCGTCATTGCCTACTACTGGTCAGAGTTCCATGTTCCCAAGTACCGGGAGGAGAGTCTGGACAGGGCGATGGCGGACAAGCAGAGCCTGGTCCAGAGGTTGAACCCCCGCCTGCGAAACCCCATGCTGAAGGTGGAGTCGGTCGTCGCTTTCC CCGTTGACCCCGGCATAGCTTACTCCGCTCGGGACA AGAGCTGCATGTTTGCCCTCCACGCCAAGGAAGGGGAGATCACCACTTTCACCACGCCGGGCTTCCCCAACAGCCCATACCCCAACAACGCGCTCTGCTACTGGGCACTGAGGGCGGACGCCAACTCCATCATCAGCCTGACCTTCAAGACGCTGGAGCTGGAGCAGTGCACGGATGACAGCGACTACATCAAGGTGTATAACTCTCTGAGCCCCGTGGAGCCCCATGCTTTGGTCAG GCTCTGTGGGAATTACGCCCCGTCCTACAACCTGACCTTCCTGTCCTCCCAGAACGTTATGCTCGTCACGTTggtcaccaacaaggaggggagATTCCCCGGCTTTAAGGCTGAGTTCTTCCAGCTTCCGAAGATGAAAG TCTGCGGTGGGACTCTGAAAGGAGAGAGTGGCACCTTCACGACTCCCTATTACCCGGCACACTACCCCCCAGCCACGGACTGTGTCTGGAACATAGAG GTTCCCTCTAAAAAGAACGTGAAGGTGCGTTTCAACATGTTCTTTGTGCTGGAGCCCGGGATCCCCGTCAGCTCCTGCACCAAGGACTACGTGCAGATCAACGGCACGAA GTACTGTGGGGAGCGTTCCCAGTTTGTGGTGGCCAGTGCTAATAACAAAATAGAGGTCCGGTTCCACTCAGACCAGTCCTACACGGACACCGGCTTCTCAGCTGAGTACCTCTCCTACGACTCGAGCGATC CCTGCCCTGGCAAGTTTACCTGCAACACTGGCCGCTGCATTGACAGAAGCATGCGCTGCGATGGGTGGCTGGACTGCGTAGACGGCAGCGACGAGAGATCCTGCA CCTGTACCGACCAGCAGTTCAGGTGCCAGAACGGCTGGTGCAAGCCCAAGTTCTGGGTCTGCGACAACGTGAACGACTGCGGTGACAACAGCGACGAGCTGCAGTGCA GCTGTGCAGCTGACAGCTTCAAGTGCAACAACGGGAAGTGCATCCCTGACACGCGCAAGTGTGACGGCAAGGACGACTGCGGGGACGGGAGCGACGAGGGCAGCTGCAGCAACG CGGTCCACACAGCAGTCCCCTGCAAGGAATACACGTACAAGTGCCGCAGCGGGCGCTGCATCAGCAAGCAGAACCCGGAGTGTGACGGGGAGCGGGACTGCGAAGACAATTCTGACGAGGAGAACTGCA acTGCGGGATCCGCTCCTACGTGAGGAAGTCGCGGATCGTCGGTGGGCAGAACTCGGATGTGGGAGAATGGCCTTGGCAGGTCAGCCTCCACGTCAAGGGCCAGGGCCACATCTGCGGGGCCTCGCTGGTCTCGGAGAGCTGGCTGGTGTCGGCCGCGCATtgcttcctgcagctgcagggcaTCAG GTACTCAGACCCCAGCCTGTGGACAGCCTACCTGGGCCTGACCAACCAAGGCAACCGCAACGGAGCCAACGTGCAAACACGGAAAATCAAGCGCATCATCTCCCACCCCTTCTTCAATGACTACACCTACGACTACGACATCGCCGTGGTGGAGCTGCAGAGCCCCGTCACCTTCTCCTCCGTCGTCCAGCCCATCTGCCTGCCCGACGCCACCCACAGCTTCCCCGTGGGCAAGGACCTGTGGGTCACCGGGTGGGGAGCGACCGTGGAAGGAG GCAGCGGAGCCTCCATCttacagaaagcagaaatccGGCTCATCAACCAGACTGTGTGCAACGAGCTGCTGACCGACCAGCTGACGCCGCGCATGAT
- the ST14 gene encoding suppressor of tumorigenicity 14 protein isoform X2, with product MWDMNNLEEGVEFLPAMNSKKMEKRGPKRRVVVTVVVVVFLLISLVTGLLVWHFKYRNVPVRKVFNGHLRVLNWDFLDAYENSSSPDFIMLAKKVKSTVEEIYRNHADIGPYHKETVITAFSEGSVIAYYWSEFHVPKYREESLDRAMADKQSLVQRLNPRLRNPMLKVESVVAFPVDPGIAYSARDKSCMFALHAKEGEITTFTTPGFPNSPYPNNALCYWALRADANSIISLTFKTLELEQCTDDSDYIKVYNSLSPVEPHALVRLCGNYAPSYNLTFLSSQNVMLVTLVTNKEGRFPGFKAEFFQLPKMKVCGGTLKGESGTFTTPYYPAHYPPATDCVWNIEVPSKKNVKVRFNMFFVLEPGIPVSSCTKDYVQINGTKYCGERSQFVVASANNKIEVRFHSDQSYTDTGFSAEYLSYDSSDPCPGKFTCNTGRCIDRSMRCDGWLDCVDGSDERSCTCTDQQFRCQNGWCKPKFWVCDNVNDCGDNSDELQCSCAADSFKCNNGKCIPDTRKCDGKDDCGDGSDEGSCSNAVHTAVPCKEYTYKCRSGRCISKQNPECDGERDCEDNSDEENCNCGIRSYVRKSRIVGGQNSDVGEWPWQVSLHVKGQGHICGASLVSESWLVSAAHCFLQLQGIRYSDPSLWTAYLGLTNQGNRNGANVQTRKIKRIISHPFFNDYTYDYDIAVVELQSPVTFSSVVQPICLPDATHSFPVGKDLWVTGWGATVEGGSGASILQKAEIRLINQTVCNELLTDQLTPRMMCVGILTGGVDACQGDSGGPLVSVEPSNRMFLAGVVSWGDGCAQRNKPGVYSRLTSLRDWIKEQTGL from the exons atGTGG GACATGAACAACCTGGAGGAAGGCGTGGAGTTCCTCCCTGCCATGAACTCCAAGAAGATGGAGAAGCGCGGCCCAAAGCGGCGGGTGGTCGTCACCGTAGTGGTCGTCGTTTTCCTGCTCATCTCCCTCGTCACCGGCCTCCTGGTTTGGCACTTCAAAT ACAGGAACGTGCCCGTCCGCAAGGTTTTCAATGGCCACTTGCGGGTTCTGAACTGGGACTTCCTTGACGCTTACGAGAACTCCAGCTCGCCGGACTTCATCATGCTGGCCAAGAAAGTGAAGAGCACG GTGGAGGAGATCTACAGGAATCATGCCGATATTGGCCCTTACCACAAAGAGACCGTGATAACTGCGTTCAG CGAAGGCAGCGTCATTGCCTACTACTGGTCAGAGTTCCATGTTCCCAAGTACCGGGAGGAGAGTCTGGACAGGGCGATGGCGGACAAGCAGAGCCTGGTCCAGAGGTTGAACCCCCGCCTGCGAAACCCCATGCTGAAGGTGGAGTCGGTCGTCGCTTTCC CCGTTGACCCCGGCATAGCTTACTCCGCTCGGGACA AGAGCTGCATGTTTGCCCTCCACGCCAAGGAAGGGGAGATCACCACTTTCACCACGCCGGGCTTCCCCAACAGCCCATACCCCAACAACGCGCTCTGCTACTGGGCACTGAGGGCGGACGCCAACTCCATCATCAGCCTGACCTTCAAGACGCTGGAGCTGGAGCAGTGCACGGATGACAGCGACTACATCAAGGTGTATAACTCTCTGAGCCCCGTGGAGCCCCATGCTTTGGTCAG GCTCTGTGGGAATTACGCCCCGTCCTACAACCTGACCTTCCTGTCCTCCCAGAACGTTATGCTCGTCACGTTggtcaccaacaaggaggggagATTCCCCGGCTTTAAGGCTGAGTTCTTCCAGCTTCCGAAGATGAAAG TCTGCGGTGGGACTCTGAAAGGAGAGAGTGGCACCTTCACGACTCCCTATTACCCGGCACACTACCCCCCAGCCACGGACTGTGTCTGGAACATAGAG GTTCCCTCTAAAAAGAACGTGAAGGTGCGTTTCAACATGTTCTTTGTGCTGGAGCCCGGGATCCCCGTCAGCTCCTGCACCAAGGACTACGTGCAGATCAACGGCACGAA GTACTGTGGGGAGCGTTCCCAGTTTGTGGTGGCCAGTGCTAATAACAAAATAGAGGTCCGGTTCCACTCAGACCAGTCCTACACGGACACCGGCTTCTCAGCTGAGTACCTCTCCTACGACTCGAGCGATC CCTGCCCTGGCAAGTTTACCTGCAACACTGGCCGCTGCATTGACAGAAGCATGCGCTGCGATGGGTGGCTGGACTGCGTAGACGGCAGCGACGAGAGATCCTGCA CCTGTACCGACCAGCAGTTCAGGTGCCAGAACGGCTGGTGCAAGCCCAAGTTCTGGGTCTGCGACAACGTGAACGACTGCGGTGACAACAGCGACGAGCTGCAGTGCA GCTGTGCAGCTGACAGCTTCAAGTGCAACAACGGGAAGTGCATCCCTGACACGCGCAAGTGTGACGGCAAGGACGACTGCGGGGACGGGAGCGACGAGGGCAGCTGCAGCAACG CGGTCCACACAGCAGTCCCCTGCAAGGAATACACGTACAAGTGCCGCAGCGGGCGCTGCATCAGCAAGCAGAACCCGGAGTGTGACGGGGAGCGGGACTGCGAAGACAATTCTGACGAGGAGAACTGCA acTGCGGGATCCGCTCCTACGTGAGGAAGTCGCGGATCGTCGGTGGGCAGAACTCGGATGTGGGAGAATGGCCTTGGCAGGTCAGCCTCCACGTCAAGGGCCAGGGCCACATCTGCGGGGCCTCGCTGGTCTCGGAGAGCTGGCTGGTGTCGGCCGCGCATtgcttcctgcagctgcagggcaTCAG GTACTCAGACCCCAGCCTGTGGACAGCCTACCTGGGCCTGACCAACCAAGGCAACCGCAACGGAGCCAACGTGCAAACACGGAAAATCAAGCGCATCATCTCCCACCCCTTCTTCAATGACTACACCTACGACTACGACATCGCCGTGGTGGAGCTGCAGAGCCCCGTCACCTTCTCCTCCGTCGTCCAGCCCATCTGCCTGCCCGACGCCACCCACAGCTTCCCCGTGGGCAAGGACCTGTGGGTCACCGGGTGGGGAGCGACCGTGGAAGGAG GCAGCGGAGCCTCCATCttacagaaagcagaaatccGGCTCATCAACCAGACTGTGTGCAACGAGCTGCTGACCGACCAGCTGACGCCGCGCATGAT
- the ST14 gene encoding suppressor of tumorigenicity 14 protein isoform X1 — protein MERGPAAAGAGMRYSAQPQDMNNLEEGVEFLPAMNSKKMEKRGPKRRVVVTVVVVVFLLISLVTGLLVWHFKYRNVPVRKVFNGHLRVLNWDFLDAYENSSSPDFIMLAKKVKSTVEEIYRNHADIGPYHKETVITAFSEGSVIAYYWSEFHVPKYREESLDRAMADKQSLVQRLNPRLRNPMLKVESVVAFPVDPGIAYSARDKSCMFALHAKEGEITTFTTPGFPNSPYPNNALCYWALRADANSIISLTFKTLELEQCTDDSDYIKVYNSLSPVEPHALVRLCGNYAPSYNLTFLSSQNVMLVTLVTNKEGRFPGFKAEFFQLPKMKVCGGTLKGESGTFTTPYYPAHYPPATDCVWNIEVPSKKNVKVRFNMFFVLEPGIPVSSCTKDYVQINGTKYCGERSQFVVASANNKIEVRFHSDQSYTDTGFSAEYLSYDSSDPCPGKFTCNTGRCIDRSMRCDGWLDCVDGSDERSCTCTDQQFRCQNGWCKPKFWVCDNVNDCGDNSDELQCSCAADSFKCNNGKCIPDTRKCDGKDDCGDGSDEGSCSNAVHTAVPCKEYTYKCRSGRCISKQNPECDGERDCEDNSDEENCNCGIRSYVRKSRIVGGQNSDVGEWPWQVSLHVKGQGHICGASLVSESWLVSAAHCFLQLQGIRYSDPSLWTAYLGLTNQGNRNGANVQTRKIKRIISHPFFNDYTYDYDIAVVELQSPVTFSSVVQPICLPDATHSFPVGKDLWVTGWGATVEGGSGASILQKAEIRLINQTVCNELLTDQLTPRMMCVGILTGGVDACQGDSGGPLVSVEPSNRMFLAGVVSWGDGCAQRNKPGVYSRLTSLRDWIKEQTGL, from the exons ATGGAGCggggccccgcggccgccggtGCCGGCATGAGGTACAGCGCCCAACCGCAG GACATGAACAACCTGGAGGAAGGCGTGGAGTTCCTCCCTGCCATGAACTCCAAGAAGATGGAGAAGCGCGGCCCAAAGCGGCGGGTGGTCGTCACCGTAGTGGTCGTCGTTTTCCTGCTCATCTCCCTCGTCACCGGCCTCCTGGTTTGGCACTTCAAAT ACAGGAACGTGCCCGTCCGCAAGGTTTTCAATGGCCACTTGCGGGTTCTGAACTGGGACTTCCTTGACGCTTACGAGAACTCCAGCTCGCCGGACTTCATCATGCTGGCCAAGAAAGTGAAGAGCACG GTGGAGGAGATCTACAGGAATCATGCCGATATTGGCCCTTACCACAAAGAGACCGTGATAACTGCGTTCAG CGAAGGCAGCGTCATTGCCTACTACTGGTCAGAGTTCCATGTTCCCAAGTACCGGGAGGAGAGTCTGGACAGGGCGATGGCGGACAAGCAGAGCCTGGTCCAGAGGTTGAACCCCCGCCTGCGAAACCCCATGCTGAAGGTGGAGTCGGTCGTCGCTTTCC CCGTTGACCCCGGCATAGCTTACTCCGCTCGGGACA AGAGCTGCATGTTTGCCCTCCACGCCAAGGAAGGGGAGATCACCACTTTCACCACGCCGGGCTTCCCCAACAGCCCATACCCCAACAACGCGCTCTGCTACTGGGCACTGAGGGCGGACGCCAACTCCATCATCAGCCTGACCTTCAAGACGCTGGAGCTGGAGCAGTGCACGGATGACAGCGACTACATCAAGGTGTATAACTCTCTGAGCCCCGTGGAGCCCCATGCTTTGGTCAG GCTCTGTGGGAATTACGCCCCGTCCTACAACCTGACCTTCCTGTCCTCCCAGAACGTTATGCTCGTCACGTTggtcaccaacaaggaggggagATTCCCCGGCTTTAAGGCTGAGTTCTTCCAGCTTCCGAAGATGAAAG TCTGCGGTGGGACTCTGAAAGGAGAGAGTGGCACCTTCACGACTCCCTATTACCCGGCACACTACCCCCCAGCCACGGACTGTGTCTGGAACATAGAG GTTCCCTCTAAAAAGAACGTGAAGGTGCGTTTCAACATGTTCTTTGTGCTGGAGCCCGGGATCCCCGTCAGCTCCTGCACCAAGGACTACGTGCAGATCAACGGCACGAA GTACTGTGGGGAGCGTTCCCAGTTTGTGGTGGCCAGTGCTAATAACAAAATAGAGGTCCGGTTCCACTCAGACCAGTCCTACACGGACACCGGCTTCTCAGCTGAGTACCTCTCCTACGACTCGAGCGATC CCTGCCCTGGCAAGTTTACCTGCAACACTGGCCGCTGCATTGACAGAAGCATGCGCTGCGATGGGTGGCTGGACTGCGTAGACGGCAGCGACGAGAGATCCTGCA CCTGTACCGACCAGCAGTTCAGGTGCCAGAACGGCTGGTGCAAGCCCAAGTTCTGGGTCTGCGACAACGTGAACGACTGCGGTGACAACAGCGACGAGCTGCAGTGCA GCTGTGCAGCTGACAGCTTCAAGTGCAACAACGGGAAGTGCATCCCTGACACGCGCAAGTGTGACGGCAAGGACGACTGCGGGGACGGGAGCGACGAGGGCAGCTGCAGCAACG CGGTCCACACAGCAGTCCCCTGCAAGGAATACACGTACAAGTGCCGCAGCGGGCGCTGCATCAGCAAGCAGAACCCGGAGTGTGACGGGGAGCGGGACTGCGAAGACAATTCTGACGAGGAGAACTGCA acTGCGGGATCCGCTCCTACGTGAGGAAGTCGCGGATCGTCGGTGGGCAGAACTCGGATGTGGGAGAATGGCCTTGGCAGGTCAGCCTCCACGTCAAGGGCCAGGGCCACATCTGCGGGGCCTCGCTGGTCTCGGAGAGCTGGCTGGTGTCGGCCGCGCATtgcttcctgcagctgcagggcaTCAG GTACTCAGACCCCAGCCTGTGGACAGCCTACCTGGGCCTGACCAACCAAGGCAACCGCAACGGAGCCAACGTGCAAACACGGAAAATCAAGCGCATCATCTCCCACCCCTTCTTCAATGACTACACCTACGACTACGACATCGCCGTGGTGGAGCTGCAGAGCCCCGTCACCTTCTCCTCCGTCGTCCAGCCCATCTGCCTGCCCGACGCCACCCACAGCTTCCCCGTGGGCAAGGACCTGTGGGTCACCGGGTGGGGAGCGACCGTGGAAGGAG GCAGCGGAGCCTCCATCttacagaaagcagaaatccGGCTCATCAACCAGACTGTGTGCAACGAGCTGCTGACCGACCAGCTGACGCCGCGCATGAT